One window of Blastocatellia bacterium genomic DNA carries:
- a CDS encoding rhomboid family intramembrane serine protease produces MLFPIGDDNQGRLTTPFVVYAIIAVNVLVFLLLQQAMMTPQGEYFTSGYSVVPLEITTGTDLQAPVILPGVSADARGRAVPRAVQIPQAPGPSPIYLTLLTAMFMHGGWMHIIGNMLYLWIFGDNIEDNFGHGKFAIFYLICGLAASFAQIAVDPRSPVPSLGASGAIAGVLGAYLVMFPRNRVRNIVFLGFLITTIELPALVVLGFWIVIQIFSQYTASFSPATHSGGVAYMAHIGGFVTGLLLSFIFRNRQTRRTQPPFYESH; encoded by the coding sequence ATGCTATTTCCCATTGGGGATGATAATCAGGGCCGGCTGACGACACCGTTTGTCGTCTATGCCATTATCGCCGTCAATGTTCTCGTCTTCCTGCTGTTGCAACAGGCGATGATGACGCCGCAGGGCGAGTATTTCACCTCCGGCTATTCGGTCGTGCCGCTTGAGATCACGACCGGCACGGACCTGCAAGCGCCGGTCATCTTGCCGGGCGTCTCCGCCGATGCGCGCGGGCGCGCGGTTCCGCGCGCCGTGCAGATTCCGCAAGCGCCCGGCCCCTCGCCGATCTACTTGACGCTGCTGACGGCGATGTTCATGCACGGCGGCTGGATGCACATTATCGGCAATATGCTTTACCTGTGGATTTTCGGCGACAACATCGAAGACAATTTCGGGCACGGCAAATTCGCCATCTTTTATCTCATCTGCGGGCTGGCGGCTTCGTTCGCGCAGATCGCCGTAGACCCGCGCTCGCCTGTGCCTTCGCTGGGCGCATCGGGGGCGATTGCCGGCGTGCTCGGCGCTTATCTGGTGATGTTCCCGCGCAACCGCGTGCGCAACATCGTCTTTCTCGGCTTCTTGATTACCACCATCGAGCTGCCGGCGCTCGTCGTGCTGGGCTTCTGGATCGTCATTCAGATCTTCAGTCAGTATACGGCCAGCTTTTCGCCGGCGACGCACAGCGGCGGCGTCGCTTACATGGCGCACATCGGCGGCTTCGTCACCGGGTTGTTGCTCTCTTTCATCTTTCGCAACCGGCAGACGCGGCGCACCCAGCCGCCTTTTTATGAGTCCCACTGA
- the aroC gene encoding chorismate synthase, whose protein sequence is MHFTFTTAGESHGKGLVAIVEGLPAGLPVDLSFINHELWRRQQGYGRGGRMKIESDEVEILAGVRHGATLGSPVAFMIRNRDFEHWVDVMNVEPRDFTEEKRARRVTRPRPGHTDLAGGLKYDTHDLRDILERASARETAARVAAGAFARLLLKELGVEIASHTAMIGGVPDEPVQATWEEIVAIRDDTRVRCADRQAEARMLALIDATKEAKDTLGGIFEVVARGAVAGLGSHIQWSSKLDGRLAQAIMCIHAVKAVEIGAGFEVSRLRGSQVHDEIGYNAGERRFTRSTNRAGGIEGGITNGEEVRVRGHLKPISTLRRPLASVDVINKEESAAAFERSDIVAVPAAGVIGEAMVAMVLADAAREKFGGDSLGEMRRNFDSYCEQMKRY, encoded by the coding sequence ATGCATTTTACTTTCACCACGGCGGGCGAATCGCACGGCAAGGGTCTGGTGGCCATCGTCGAAGGCTTGCCCGCCGGCCTGCCGGTTGACCTGTCGTTCATCAATCACGAGCTCTGGCGGCGACAACAGGGCTATGGGCGCGGCGGGCGCATGAAGATCGAAAGCGACGAGGTCGAAATCCTCGCAGGCGTGCGCCACGGCGCGACGCTCGGCTCGCCTGTGGCCTTTATGATCCGCAACCGCGACTTCGAGCACTGGGTGGACGTGATGAACGTCGAGCCGCGCGACTTTACAGAAGAGAAGCGCGCGCGGCGCGTCACTCGCCCGCGTCCCGGCCACACCGATCTCGCCGGCGGCTTAAAGTACGACACCCACGACCTGCGCGATATTCTCGAACGCGCCAGCGCCCGCGAGACCGCGGCGCGCGTCGCCGCCGGCGCTTTTGCCAGGCTGCTGCTGAAAGAGCTTGGCGTCGAGATCGCAAGCCACACGGCAATGATCGGCGGCGTGCCGGATGAGCCTGTCCAGGCGACATGGGAAGAGATCGTTGCCATCCGCGATGATACCCGGGTGCGCTGCGCCGACAGGCAGGCCGAGGCGCGCATGCTGGCGCTGATCGATGCGACCAAAGAAGCAAAGGACACGCTCGGCGGCATCTTTGAAGTCGTGGCGCGCGGCGCAGTCGCAGGGCTCGGCTCGCACATTCAATGGTCGAGCAAGCTCGATGGCCGGTTGGCGCAAGCCATCATGTGCATCCACGCAGTGAAGGCGGTCGAGATCGGCGCAGGCTTCGAGGTCAGCCGGCTGCGCGGGTCGCAGGTGCATGACGAAATCGGCTATAATGCCGGCGAGCGGCGCTTTACGCGCTCGACGAATCGCGCCGGCGGCATCGAAGGCGGCATCACCAACGGCGAAGAGGTTCGCGTGCGCGGCCACTTGAAACCGATCTCGACGCTGCGCCGCCCGCTGGCGAGCGTCGATGTGATCAACAAAGAAGAATCGGCGGCGGCCTTCGAGCGCTCGGACATTGTCGCGGTGCCGGCGGCAGGGGTCATCGGCGAAGCGATGGTGGCGATGGTCCTGGCCGACGCGGCGCGCGAAAAATTCGGCGGCGACAGCCTCGGCGAGATGCGCCGCAACTTCGACAGCTACTGCGAACAGATGAAACGATACTGA
- a CDS encoding CvpA family protein, with the protein MTVLDYFVLIVVVASVIWGASRGIIKGILSVVSAVFGVILAAQLYPLAAPLFALFTESPRLANLLGFISLFLLVLIGGSLLARWLRGGLKRARLGWLDTGLGAVFGLVRGWLICSVIYLALTAFPVKLEAVGRASFAPLLLEGTRVIAYLTSSDLRRRFLDGYAVVQALWGQHG; encoded by the coding sequence ATGACGGTTCTCGATTATTTCGTTTTGATCGTTGTCGTCGCGTCGGTCATCTGGGGGGCGAGTCGCGGAATTATCAAAGGCATACTCTCGGTGGTCTCGGCGGTTTTCGGGGTGATTCTTGCGGCGCAACTTTATCCGCTGGCGGCGCCGCTGTTCGCGCTCTTTACAGAGTCGCCGCGCCTGGCGAACCTGCTCGGCTTCATCAGTCTCTTTTTGTTGGTGCTGATCGGCGGCAGCTTGCTGGCGCGATGGCTGCGCGGCGGGCTGAAGCGGGCACGGCTGGGATGGCTCGACACCGGGCTGGGCGCGGTTTTCGGCCTTGTGCGCGGCTGGCTGATCTGCTCAGTGATTTATCTCGCATTGACGGCTTTCCCCGTCAAGCTGGAAGCGGTCGGGCGAGCGAGCTTCGCGCCTTTGCTTCTCGAAGGCACGCGGGTGATCGCTTACCTGACGTCTAGTGATCTGCGCCGGCGCTTTCTTGACGGTTATGCCGTGGTTCAAGCGTTATGGGGACAACATGGGTGA
- a CDS encoding helix-turn-helix domain-containing protein codes for MKSRLEALVAEMVERGILFEDAVAEFEKHFILSVLKRTNGNLSKAAEELRIHRNTLSKKVEKFYQNGHMIGARHRRPRVRAAAVAARGKK; via the coding sequence ATGAAAAGCAGGCTCGAGGCACTGGTCGCCGAGATGGTCGAACGCGGCATTTTGTTCGAAGACGCCGTCGCCGAATTCGAGAAGCACTTTATCTTATCGGTGCTGAAACGCACGAATGGCAATCTCTCGAAAGCCGCCGAAGAGCTGCGCATCCACCGCAACACGCTGTCAAAGAAAGTCGAGAAGTTTTACCAGAACGGCCACATGATCGGCGCGCGCCACCGCCGCCCGCGCGTCCGTGCGGCAGCCGTCGCCGCACGCGGCAAAAAATAA
- a CDS encoding ABC transporter ATP-binding protein, whose translation MIVLERLTKVYGTLTAVDHIDLVIPSGQLVGYLGPNGAGKSTTVKMLTGMIAPTAGRAEIYGLDVQQQSLEVKRLIGYVPESGAVYETLTGREYLEMVGRLYGLDDAVIRDRVIKFADFFELARDTVDRKPLATYSKGMRQKVVISAALIHNPRVIFFDEPLNGLDASTQLMFKTLIKNLAAEGKTILYCSHILDVVERTCDRIVIIDHGRVAADGTLAELRTASGEGSLERIFNKLTAPADLEERAEEFSKTFSF comes from the coding sequence ATGATCGTACTTGAACGCCTGACGAAAGTTTATGGCACGCTCACCGCCGTAGATCACATCGATCTGGTGATTCCGTCGGGTCAACTGGTCGGTTATCTTGGCCCGAACGGCGCGGGCAAGTCGACGACCGTCAAGATGCTCACAGGCATGATCGCGCCGACCGCGGGGCGCGCTGAGATTTATGGGCTCGACGTGCAGCAGCAGAGCCTCGAAGTCAAACGGCTGATCGGCTACGTGCCGGAATCGGGCGCGGTCTACGAAACGCTGACGGGCCGCGAGTACCTGGAAATGGTCGGGCGCTTGTATGGATTGGATGATGCGGTCATTCGCGACCGCGTCATCAAGTTCGCTGATTTTTTCGAGCTCGCCCGCGACACGGTTGACCGCAAGCCGCTGGCGACTTATTCAAAAGGCATGCGGCAGAAGGTGGTCATCTCGGCGGCGCTGATTCACAACCCGCGCGTCATCTTTTTTGACGAGCCGCTCAACGGATTGGACGCCAGCACGCAGTTGATGTTCAAGACCCTGATTAAGAACCTGGCCGCCGAGGGCAAGACGATTCTTTACTGCTCGCACATCCTCGACGTCGTCGAGCGCACCTGTGACCGCATCGTGATCATCGATCACGGTCGCGTCGCCGCCGACGGCACGCTCGCCGAGCTGCGGACGGCGAGCGGCGAGGGCTCGCTCGAACGCATCTTCAATAAGCTGACGGCCCCCGCCGACCTCGAAGAACGAGCCGAAGAGTTCTCGAAGACCTTCAGCTTTTAG
- a CDS encoding lipid-binding SYLF domain-containing protein: MKIEGIRSMALALCLTLIGSVAALADDKDKGPVGESAKAAAAFREIMGAPDKAIPHEVLDAAECIAVFPGAKKGAFVVGVQKGDGVVSCRTGSGWSAPVFLDMEGGSFGPQIGGQSTDYVLLFMNSKGADRLLQNKFEIGGEASVAAGPVGRSASASTDWKLNAEILSYSRSKGAFIGAALKGVKISVDDSDMRKVYGSSATAQALLRENKFEATPAARAFPNTLEQFSAAQATSKQP, encoded by the coding sequence ATGAAGATAGAGGGAATCAGGAGCATGGCGCTGGCGCTTTGCCTGACGCTGATTGGCAGCGTCGCGGCGCTGGCTGACGATAAAGACAAAGGCCCGGTGGGCGAGTCGGCGAAGGCCGCCGCGGCGTTTCGCGAAATCATGGGCGCGCCCGACAAGGCCATCCCGCACGAAGTTCTCGACGCGGCTGAATGCATCGCCGTCTTCCCGGGCGCGAAGAAAGGCGCTTTCGTCGTCGGCGTGCAGAAGGGCGACGGCGTCGTCAGTTGCCGCACCGGCAGTGGCTGGAGCGCGCCAGTCTTTCTCGACATGGAAGGCGGCAGCTTTGGCCCGCAGATCGGCGGCCAGTCTACGGATTATGTGCTGCTCTTCATGAATTCGAAGGGCGCTGATCGTTTGCTGCAAAACAAATTCGAGATCGGCGGCGAAGCCTCTGTGGCGGCTGGCCCTGTGGGTCGTTCAGCCTCGGCTTCGACCGATTGGAAGCTGAACGCCGAGATTCTATCGTACTCACGCAGCAAAGGCGCGTTCATCGGCGCGGCGCTCAAGGGCGTGAAGATTTCCGTTGACGACAGCGATATGCGCAAAGTCTACGGCAGCAGCGCGACCGCGCAGGCGCTGCTGCGTGAAAACAAATTCGAGGCGACGCCAGCGGCGCGCGCCTTCCCGAACACGCTGGAACAGTTCTCCGCCGCGCAGGCGACCAGCAAACAGCCTTAG
- a CDS encoding C4-type zinc ribbon domain-containing protein has protein sequence MSTELGQLIELQELDLELQRLNDRLARIPAERDQIESEFRQYAAEFLRLQEQHDKTLNDRTQLETELASAQQHHDKFEQDKMRVTNPKQYEAVVREIDATKKQISAFESEILKRMEETERLASEIEQRAPDVERQRQEADQTLAGFDAERQDAERQIADLNRRRAELATKVSKPLFAAYDRLARSRRGLALSLISNEGICSVCRVRVRPKVFSDVRRGDQMITCENCGRILYYKAESTSEAVG, from the coding sequence GTGAGCACTGAATTAGGTCAGCTCATTGAGCTCCAGGAACTCGACCTCGAACTGCAACGGCTCAACGACAGGCTGGCACGCATCCCGGCGGAACGGGATCAAATCGAGAGCGAATTCCGGCAATACGCGGCAGAGTTCCTGAGACTTCAAGAACAACACGATAAAACCCTCAACGACCGCACCCAACTGGAAACCGAACTGGCCTCCGCCCAACAGCATCACGATAAATTCGAACAAGACAAGATGCGGGTCACCAACCCGAAGCAGTACGAGGCGGTGGTGCGCGAGATTGACGCCACGAAAAAACAGATCAGCGCCTTCGAGAGCGAAATCCTCAAGCGTATGGAAGAGACCGAGCGGCTGGCTTCGGAAATCGAGCAGCGCGCCCCCGACGTCGAGCGCCAGCGCCAGGAGGCCGACCAAACGCTGGCTGGCTTTGACGCCGAGCGGCAGGATGCCGAGCGGCAGATTGCCGACCTCAACCGGCGGCGGGCGGAGCTGGCAACGAAGGTCTCGAAGCCGCTGTTTGCGGCCTATGACCGGCTGGCGCGCAGCCGCCGCGGTCTGGCGTTATCGCTCATCAGCAACGAAGGCATCTGCTCGGTCTGCCGTGTCCGCGTGCGGCCGAAAGTCTTCAGTGACGTGCGCCGCGGCGACCAGATGATCACCTGCGAAAACTGCGGTCGTATTCTTTACTACAAAGCCGAATCAACCAGCGAAGCCGTGGGATGA
- a CDS encoding NAD(+)/NADH kinase encodes MPHEPPARIGIVTKPNEPRAAEIAARIAEWAADHEINLFVNDRVKEADLPPGTFSASAREIADHCDVLVALGGDGTMIATARLVSGRGTPVLGVNLGTLGYLTEFTVDDVVPALEYVVRGDYEIDRRLMLEWRVLRDGDQVGAGTALNDVVVNKSALARIIDIDFTVGGQYVTTFRADGLILSTPTGSTAYNLSAGGPVIVPGVEAIAIAPICPHTLTNRPLVLPHYAEIRLRVHTREQEVMLTSDGQTGMPLMADDRIELRKSARTFNTVAAKDRDYFEILRSKLRWSGR; translated from the coding sequence ATGCCTCACGAACCGCCCGCGCGCATCGGAATCGTCACCAAGCCCAACGAGCCGCGCGCCGCCGAAATTGCCGCGCGCATCGCCGAGTGGGCCGCCGATCACGAGATCAACCTCTTCGTCAACGACCGCGTCAAAGAAGCCGACCTGCCGCCCGGCACCTTTTCGGCCTCGGCCCGCGAGATCGCCGATCATTGTGACGTGCTGGTGGCGCTTGGCGGTGACGGCACCATGATTGCCACCGCGCGGCTGGTGAGCGGGCGCGGCACGCCTGTGCTGGGCGTCAATCTCGGCACGCTCGGCTACCTGACCGAGTTCACCGTAGACGATGTGGTGCCGGCGCTCGAATACGTCGTGCGCGGCGATTATGAGATAGACCGGCGGCTGATGCTTGAATGGCGCGTCCTGCGCGACGGCGATCAGGTCGGCGCCGGCACAGCGCTCAACGACGTGGTCGTCAATAAGTCGGCGCTTGCCCGCATCATCGATATCGATTTCACGGTTGGCGGCCAGTACGTCACCACATTTCGCGCCGACGGGTTGATCTTATCAACGCCGACGGGCTCGACGGCTTACAACCTGTCGGCGGGCGGGCCGGTCATCGTGCCGGGCGTCGAAGCCATCGCCATCGCGCCGATCTGCCCGCACACGCTGACCAACCGCCCGCTGGTGCTGCCGCATTACGCAGAGATTCGCCTGCGCGTCCACACGCGCGAGCAGGAAGTGATGCTGACATCGGACGGGCAGACCGGCATGCCATTGATGGCCGACGACCGCATCGAGCTGCGCAAGAGCGCCCGCACCTTTAACACGGTGGCCGCGAAAGACCGCGACTACTTCGAGATTCTGCGCTCGAAACTGAGATGGAGTGGACGGTGA
- the def gene encoding peptide deformylase, which produces MKLEIVKYGDPVLQQRAQEITEFDEKLKKLVDDMFETMYVAPGVGLAAPQVGLLKRLFVMDCSSGRDTTHKIALINPVIEIEEGEQTGDEGCLSFPGISFPVTRAKRVVVHAQDIDGSPFTLDVMDLEARCVSHETDHLDGELFINYLSPLKRDLVKRKIKRRVRQGEW; this is translated from the coding sequence ATGAAACTGGAGATTGTGAAATATGGCGACCCGGTGTTGCAGCAGCGCGCCCAGGAAATCACCGAGTTCGACGAGAAGCTGAAGAAGCTCGTTGACGACATGTTCGAAACGATGTATGTCGCGCCGGGCGTCGGGCTGGCCGCGCCGCAGGTCGGACTGCTCAAGCGGCTGTTCGTCATGGATTGCAGCAGCGGCAGAGACACCACACACAAGATCGCCCTGATCAATCCGGTCATCGAGATCGAAGAAGGCGAACAGACCGGCGACGAAGGCTGTTTGAGCTTTCCGGGCATCTCGTTTCCGGTGACCCGCGCCAAGCGCGTCGTCGTCCACGCCCAGGACATTGACGGCAGCCCATTCACCCTCGACGTGATGGACCTGGAGGCGCGCTGCGTGTCGCACGAGACCGATCACCTGGACGGCGAGCTGTTTATCAACTACCTCAGCCCGCTCAAGCGCGACCTGGTCAAGCGCAAGATCAAGCGGCGCGTCCGCCAGGGCGAGTGGTAA
- the uvrB gene encoding excinuclease ABC subunit UvrB, translating into MDFKLVSEYVPQGDQPQAIEQMVRGINEGREHQVLLGVTGSGKTFSMAAVIEHVRRPVLVMAHNKTLAAQLYQEFKSFFPHNAIEYFVSYYDYYQPEAYIPSTDTFIEKEATINEEIDRLRLSATRSLFERRDCIIVASVSCIYGLGDPDAYYGLVVFIERGQQLSRTALLKKLVEIQYQRNDIEFTRGTFRARGDVVEIYPVYQDRAIRIEFWGDEIEAISTIDPLLGEVLETHQRLPIYPKSHYVMPKDTLKRAIRTIKEELDEWEPKLISGGKLLEAQRLHQRTLYDIEMLKELGYCHGIENYSRHLTGRLPGEPPPTLLDYLPRDSIVMVDESHQTVPQVRGMYAGDQSRKRTLVEYGFRLPSAMDNRPLNFEEWERRVGQLIFVSATPGPYELTKTGGEVVEQVIRPTGLIDPEVDVRPVRGQIDDLLNEIRERTERGERVLVTTLTKKMAEDLTEYYTEVGVRVRYLHSDIVTLERIKILRDLRAGEFDVLVGINLLREGLDLPEVSLVAILDADKEGFLRSEQSLIQTIGRAARNVRGKAILYADRITDSMRRAIGETQRRREKQAEYNREHGITPQTIVKAIDSTLVSIVEADYFKVPTNVEEIEEYTPEKIAETLARLEHEMRAAAARYEFERAAELRDRIKHLRNRRLEVA; encoded by the coding sequence ATGGATTTCAAACTTGTATCCGAATATGTGCCGCAGGGCGATCAGCCGCAGGCCATCGAACAGATGGTGCGCGGCATTAACGAAGGCCGCGAGCATCAAGTGTTGTTGGGCGTCACCGGCAGCGGCAAAACCTTTTCAATGGCCGCCGTCATCGAGCATGTCCGCCGGCCCGTGCTCGTCATGGCCCACAACAAGACGCTCGCCGCGCAGCTCTACCAGGAGTTCAAGTCGTTCTTCCCGCACAACGCCATCGAATACTTCGTCAGTTATTACGACTACTATCAGCCCGAAGCCTACATTCCCTCGACGGACACCTTTATCGAGAAAGAGGCGACGATCAACGAGGAGATTGACCGCCTGCGGCTATCGGCGACGCGCTCGCTTTTCGAGCGGCGTGACTGCATCATCGTCGCCTCGGTGTCGTGCATCTACGGTCTGGGCGACCCCGACGCTTACTATGGCCTGGTCGTCTTCATCGAGCGCGGCCAGCAGTTGTCGCGCACGGCGCTGCTCAAGAAACTGGTCGAGATTCAGTACCAGCGCAACGACATCGAATTCACCCGCGGCACCTTTCGCGCGCGCGGCGACGTGGTCGAGATTTATCCGGTCTATCAGGACAGGGCGATCCGCATTGAGTTCTGGGGCGACGAGATCGAAGCCATCTCGACGATTGACCCGCTGCTCGGCGAAGTTCTCGAAACTCACCAGCGATTGCCGATCTACCCCAAGTCGCATTACGTGATGCCGAAAGACACCTTGAAGCGCGCCATCCGCACGATCAAGGAAGAGCTTGACGAGTGGGAGCCGAAGCTCATCAGCGGCGGCAAGCTGCTCGAAGCGCAGCGCCTGCACCAGCGCACCCTGTATGACATTGAGATGCTCAAGGAGCTGGGCTACTGTCACGGCATTGAAAACTACTCGCGCCACCTGACGGGCCGGCTGCCGGGCGAGCCGCCGCCGACCCTGCTCGATTACCTGCCGCGTGATTCGATTGTCATGGTTGACGAGAGCCACCAGACGGTCCCGCAGGTGCGCGGCATGTATGCCGGCGACCAGTCGCGCAAGCGCACGCTGGTCGAGTACGGCTTCCGCTTGCCCTCGGCGATGGACAACCGCCCGCTCAATTTCGAGGAGTGGGAGCGTCGAGTCGGCCAGCTCATCTTCGTTTCGGCGACGCCCGGCCCTTACGAGCTGACGAAGACCGGCGGCGAGGTCGTCGAGCAGGTGATTCGCCCGACCGGCTTGATCGATCCTGAAGTCGACGTGCGCCCGGTGCGCGGCCAGATCGATGACCTGTTGAATGAAATCCGCGAGCGCACCGAGCGCGGCGAGCGCGTCCTGGTGACGACGCTCACCAAGAAGATGGCCGAAGATTTGACCGAGTACTACACCGAAGTTGGCGTGCGCGTGCGTTACCTGCATTCGGACATCGTCACGCTGGAGCGCATCAAGATTCTGCGCGACCTGCGCGCCGGCGAATTCGACGTGCTGGTCGGCATCAACCTGCTGCGCGAGGGCCTGGATTTGCCCGAAGTCTCGCTGGTCGCCATCCTCGATGCCGACAAGGAAGGCTTCTTGCGCTCGGAGCAATCCTTGATTCAGACCATCGGGCGGGCGGCGCGCAACGTGCGCGGCAAGGCGATTCTCTATGCCGACCGCATCACCGATTCGATGCGCCGGGCCATTGGCGAAACCCAGCGCCGCCGCGAAAAACAGGCCGAGTACAACCGCGAGCACGGCATTACGCCGCAGACCATCGTTAAGGCAATCGATTCGACTCTGGTGTCGATTGTCGAGGCCGATTACTTCAAGGTGCCGACGAACGTCGAAGAGATCGAAGAGTATACGCCTGAGAAGATCGCAGAGACGCTCGCGCGGCTCGAACACGAGATGCGCGCCGCCGCCGCCCGTTATGAATTCGAGCGCGCCGCCGAGTTGCGCGACCGCATCAAGCACCTGCGCAATCGCCGCCTCGAAGTCGCTTGA
- a CDS encoding TlpA disulfide reductase family protein, with amino-acid sequence MKLLIVLALALALTAPALSSAQNAAGTEPLKALPEVHLVDFDGKPVKADSLKGSVYVFDFWATWCGPCLLEIPVWNQLQAKYGDKGLKVIGVTMASGDAKEVKPFVAKRNMKYTVLLGDDDQTYDLNVIGFPTTYVVTGDMKIYSKYIGTSARKAAKIEADIQEILKRQATTATGAANDH; translated from the coding sequence ATGAAACTTTTGATCGTCCTGGCCCTGGCCCTTGCCCTGACTGCGCCCGCGCTTTCAAGCGCGCAGAACGCCGCCGGCACCGAGCCCTTGAAGGCGCTGCCCGAAGTTCATCTGGTGGATTTCGACGGCAAGCCGGTGAAGGCCGACTCGCTGAAAGGCAGTGTCTACGTCTTCGATTTCTGGGCGACCTGGTGCGGCCCATGTCTGCTGGAGATTCCGGTGTGGAACCAGTTGCAGGCGAAGTACGGCGACAAGGGATTAAAGGTGATCGGCGTGACGATGGCCTCAGGCGACGCCAAGGAAGTGAAACCGTTTGTTGCCAAGCGTAATATGAAATACACGGTGCTGCTCGGCGATGACGACCAGACCTATGACCTCAACGTCATCGGCTTCCCGACCACCTATGTGGTCACCGGCGACATGAAGATTTACAGCAAGTACATCGGCACCAGCGCCCGCAAGGCGGCGAAGATCGAAGCCGATATTCAAGAGATTCTGAAGCGCCAGGCAACGACAGCAACCGGGGCGGCAAACGATCATTGA
- a CDS encoding phosphoribosylaminoimidazolesuccinocarboxamide synthase: MTINPITETSLPDLTLFRRGKVRDIYAVEDRLLIVATDRLSAFDVVLPNPIPMKGVVLTQLSLFWFDYLKGIVANHLISARVEDYPAPLAGFREPLAGRSMLVHRAEVFPVECVARGYLAGSGWKDYQQSGAVCGIKLPPGLKESAQLPEPIFTPATKAESGHDLNISERETANLIGEEATAKLKALTLDIYARASSYAAERGIIIADTKFEFGVKDGEVILVDEALTPDSSRFWPAARYEPGHSQPSFDKQFVRDYLETLDWNKQPPGPVLPDEVVARTRDKYLEAYRLLTGHELAQSA; the protein is encoded by the coding sequence GTGACCATCAACCCGATCACAGAGACCAGCCTACCCGACTTGACGCTTTTCCGGCGCGGCAAAGTGCGCGATATCTATGCGGTCGAAGACCGGTTGTTAATTGTTGCGACCGACCGCCTGTCGGCCTTTGACGTGGTGCTGCCGAACCCGATCCCGATGAAAGGCGTCGTGCTAACGCAGCTCTCACTATTCTGGTTCGACTATCTGAAGGGAATCGTCGCCAATCACCTGATCTCGGCGCGCGTCGAAGACTATCCCGCGCCGCTCGCGGGGTTTCGCGAGCCGCTTGCGGGGCGCTCGATGCTGGTTCATCGCGCCGAGGTCTTTCCCGTCGAATGCGTGGCGCGCGGCTACCTCGCCGGGTCGGGCTGGAAGGATTACCAGCAGAGCGGCGCGGTCTGTGGCATCAAGCTGCCGCCGGGCCTGAAAGAATCCGCCCAGTTGCCGGAGCCGATCTTTACCCCGGCGACCAAAGCCGAATCGGGCCACGATCTGAATATCAGTGAGCGCGAAACCGCGAACCTGATTGGCGAAGAGGCGACCGCGAAGCTCAAGGCGCTGACGCTCGACATCTACGCGCGCGCTTCATCGTATGCCGCCGAGCGCGGCATCATCATTGCCGACACCAAGTTTGAGTTTGGCGTCAAAGACGGCGAAGTCATCCTGGTTGACGAGGCGCTGACGCCTGACTCGTCGCGCTTCTGGCCGGCGGCGCGCTACGAGCCCGGTCACAGCCAGCCGTCGTTTGATAAGCAGTTCGTGCGCGATTACCTGGAGACGCTCGACTGGAACAAGCAGCCGCCTGGGCCTGTGCTGCCCGACGAAGTCGTCGCCCGCACGCGCGACAAGTACCTGGAAGCGTACCGGCTGCTGACCGGGCACGAGCTGGCGCAATCCGCATGA